The sequence below is a genomic window from Ipomoea triloba cultivar NCNSP0323 chromosome 10, ASM357664v1.
TGTGAAAAAATCAATCTGACCAACACTTTATCTCTTAATTGAGCCCGTCTCGGTGCAAACGAGGATTAGTATGAATacacaccatttttttttattaaactcTAACTCATGACTTTTTGTATAGGCCGGAGCCATATATTTGAAGAGGGGAAGAAAATGAATGGACAAGAATTAGGATAGTACAATCCGTCATAGGAAGGCAAAGGTCATTTTCACGAGGGCTGCCCAGAATTTGCTAAGGGGGAAATAAATGGGAAAAACAACAATAagaaaaacacaataaaaaacaaaagaaaaggaaatatttacaaataaaaaaagaaaaagaagaagaagaaatatggAATACTGTAGAAATGGTTGAAAATTGAGTGATGAAATGGagaagaaataataattattaattaataaataccaAGTATACAACCACCCCAAACGCTTCCCCTGTtctttaccattttctccaaaCTTCTTCCTTTTTCATatctttcttcatcttctcacGCGgatttacaattaattatatgtgtacatattcaattcaattcacgCACTCAAAAATATTGGTTTTAATTTCCTTAAATAGCGCAAAAAAGGGTCGCCATTAATTTTCCAACTCGTCTTCTTCTCCGGGATTCCGAAGATTTTTTTCTTCAGAGGATTTTCGGGTTCGCGAATTCTTGAGAGGATTTTTGGGTTTGCGAATtcttgagagagagagagggataAAGGCCGAAGCTTTTTTggtctagagagagaaagaggcgTTGGGTTGACTTTGAATGGCGTCCGCGGCTATATTCTCGtcgctgcggcggcggcggtcgCCGTCGCTGGAGGCGTTCTTGGCGCCGCTGGATCTGACGGATTGGGCGCTGGTGGAGACGCTGGCGGCGTTGGCAACGGAGCTGATTTCGTCGTTTTCCGGCAAGGAGGGGCCGGCGTATCAGCGGAAGAACTCCAAATCTCTCCTCCGGAAAATACAGATTTTCTCCGTCGCCATGGAATGCCTTAGAGAAAACagagcttcttcttcttcgaggTTTCCTTCTACTGCTTTTCTGTGCTTTAAAGAGCTGTACCTTCTGCTGTACCGCTCCAAAATCCTGCTTGATTATTGTGTACAGTCCAGTAAACTCTGGCTTTTGCTGCAAAACCACTCTATTTCGGGTCATTTCCATGATCTGAACCAAGAAATTTCCACCCTTTTGGATGTTTTGCCAATTAATGGATTGAATTTGCCTGATGATGTTAGGGAACAAGTAGTTTTGTTACAGAAACAATCCAAAAAATCCAAACTTTTTATTGATGAGAATGATGAGTTGTTGAGGTTGAAGTTGTATGAATTCTTGGATGAGTTTGAGAACGGGAAAATCCCGGATTCTCTCGAGCTATACTCGTTCTTTGTGGAGAAATTGGAGATTCGTGACGCGAGGAGCTGCAGGGTGGAAATTGAGTTCTTAGAGGAGCAGATTGTGAACCATGAAGGGGATATTGATCCCACAGCCTCTGTGCTTAATGGATTCGTGGCAATGGCGAGATATTCCCGGTTCTTGCTGTTTGGATTCGATGAGGATGATGTAGAGTTTGGGGTTGGAAGGCATAGTAATAAGAACCCGAGTAAGGgtttaatttctcaagaaatcGCTGAGACGTTTGTTTCGGTGCCAAAGGATTTTTGCTGTCCGATTTCGTTGGATTTGATGAGGGATCCGGTGATTGTATCCACCGGACAGACGTATGACCGGGCTTCCATCTTGAGGTGGATGGAGGAGGGTCATTGTAATTGTCCAAAGACGGGGCAAATGCTTGTTCATACTCGTCTCGTGCCCAATAGGGCTCTCAAGAATTTGATTATGCAGTGGTGTGCTGCTCATAAAATCCCGTATGATCTGCCAGAGCCGGGAGAGTCGTGTAGTGAAGGTTTTGCAGCGGTGTCGCCTGGCAAGGCGACATTCGAGGCTAATAAAGCCACAGCAGCTCATCTAATAAAACAGCTAGAAGATGGGACGCAGAATGCAAAAACTATTGCTGCTCGGGAGATTAGGTTGTTAGcgaaaactggaaaggaaaatcGAGCTTATATAGCTGAGGTTGGGGCGATTCATCATCTGAAAGATCTGCTTTCTTCTCCCGATGCGGTCGCACAAGAGAATTCTGTGACTGCAATGCTTAATTTGTCAATCTACGAAAAGAATAAAAGCCGAATTATGGACGAAATAGGGTGTCTAGAATTGATAGTTGGAGTTCTAAGGTTTGGGCACACATCAGAGGCTAGGGAAAACGCTGCAGCAACGTTATTCAGCCTCTCCGCGGTTCATGACTACAAGAAAAGGATCGCAGAACAAGATGGCGGGGTAGAAGCATTGGCGGGGCTGTTGAGAGAAGGGTCGTTGAGAGGGAAAAAGGATGCGGTGACAGCTCTATTCAATTTATCTACTCACACGGAGAACTGCGTGAGAATGATAGATTCCGGAGCTGTCAACGCGTTAGTCGGGGCGTTGGGATGCGAAGGCGTGGCCGAAGAAGCAGCCGGTGCGTTGGCACTGATCGTCAGGCAGCCAATCGGGGCAGCCGCAGTTGGGAAGGAAGAAACAGCGGTAGCAGGGCTAATCGGGATGATGAGATGCGGGACGCCTAAAGGGAAAGAGAACGCAGTTGCAGCGTTGCTCGAGCTGTGTCGAAGTGGCGGGGAGGCTGCAACCGAGAGGGTGTTAAAGGCGCCCGCCTTGGCGGGATTGCTCCAGTCGCTGCTCTTCACCGGGACAAAACGCGCACGGAGAAAAGCAGCGTCGCTCGCCCGGGTTTTCCAGCGGTGTGAACACGCCTCGATGCACTATGGCGGGCTGGGCGTAGGATATGCATTCGCAGGAAACTCGGCCAACACTAGAGACACAACTTTTGCCAGTGATGTCTCAGTGCAAATGTCCATTTCTGTGCCAGTATTATAATGGTAACCATCCATCATCTGTTGTTCTCCCCTCCATTATGTAAcctttttttgtttgtaatactcaaaaaattCTTTTATTGATCTATAAATGCcacaaaataaaaagattagAAATGCCATACATCAACTTCAAAGACTATTGTGTTCTTAGCAATTAGGCTTTTGTGTTGGGGGTGAAATATCATCATATAATGGAGTTTTAATGCTTTGTTTGTTGCAAGGCTCATAGGAAATCATAGGCAGTGATAATGCAACTTGGTACTTGCCATAGTTTATGAATCCTTATATTTTACCCAATTTTTATATTGTTCTAATACATGCCTTCTCGTAAGATACGACTAATTCAACAAAGTCAGTTGAGCTATATTCATAACAGCTCTCGAGAGACAAGACTAATTCAGTAAGGTCAGTTGAACTTTATTTGGAACGGAGCATCTCTTTCAAAAGTCAGTTGAGCTATATTCGTAACAGCTCTCGAGAGACAAGACTAATTCAGTAAGGTCAGTTGAACTTTATTCGGAACAGAGCATCTCTTTCAAAAGTCAGTTGAGCTATATTCATAACAGCTCTCAAGAGACAAGACTAATTCAGTAAGGTCAATTGAACTTTATTCAGAACAGAACATCTCTTTTAAAATAAGACTAATTCAGTCAAGTTTGTCGTTTTCAGAAGGCGGTGTTGGATATTGTGTATAAGTTTCTCTTGCATACCATTTCTAAGTTTCTCTTGCTAATGTCGGCAGACCATTTCTTGGTGAATTTGTCTAAGTTCATTCAAGTTGATGAGGATGACTAGTAAGTAATAATGCCTAAAATAAGTATTAGAAAGTTTCTGgatatcatttttaattaagtGGTCAATGCGCCTAATATTCTGATCTCAGCTATGGAGATTAAAAAGCATAAACAAAGATTAATGGCTGGCATGAAATCGCATTATGAtgtatttgtttatatgtattaAATCTTGTATCATTGTACTTTTTCTAAAAGTTAATTCTATTTGTTTagcatatacggagtatataatatatacacataaatgcGCAATTTAACTATTaacttagatttttagttgaaatgaaacacatgctttaattcGATATTAGAGGATCCATGTTAAAGGTTATGGGTTTGAATCAAAA
It includes:
- the LOC116032172 gene encoding U-box domain-containing protein 17 — encoded protein: MASAAIFSSLRRRRSPSLEAFLAPLDLTDWALVETLAALATELISSFSGKEGPAYQRKNSKSLLRKIQIFSVAMECLRENRASSSSRFPSTAFLCFKELYLLLYRSKILLDYCVQSSKLWLLLQNHSISGHFHDLNQEISTLLDVLPINGLNLPDDVREQVVLLQKQSKKSKLFIDENDELLRLKLYEFLDEFENGKIPDSLELYSFFVEKLEIRDARSCRVEIEFLEEQIVNHEGDIDPTASVLNGFVAMARYSRFLLFGFDEDDVEFGVGRHSNKNPSKGLISQEIAETFVSVPKDFCCPISLDLMRDPVIVSTGQTYDRASILRWMEEGHCNCPKTGQMLVHTRLVPNRALKNLIMQWCAAHKIPYDLPEPGESCSEGFAAVSPGKATFEANKATAAHLIKQLEDGTQNAKTIAAREIRLLAKTGKENRAYIAEVGAIHHLKDLLSSPDAVAQENSVTAMLNLSIYEKNKSRIMDEIGCLELIVGVLRFGHTSEARENAAATLFSLSAVHDYKKRIAEQDGGVEALAGLLREGSLRGKKDAVTALFNLSTHTENCVRMIDSGAVNALVGALGCEGVAEEAAGALALIVRQPIGAAAVGKEETAVAGLIGMMRCGTPKGKENAVAALLELCRSGGEAATERVLKAPALAGLLQSLLFTGTKRARRKAASLARVFQRCEHASMHYGGLGVGYAFAGNSANTRDTTFASDVSVQMSISVPVL